Proteins encoded in a region of the Populus nigra chromosome 3, ddPopNigr1.1, whole genome shotgun sequence genome:
- the LOC133688161 gene encoding uncharacterized protein LOC133688161: protein MAALRWLVHSACHVLGYPNEDNNMQSSRNKVVGCPNEHANGVMIKNSRLEMNPCTGFQMPLHYPRYTKADYEKMEEWKVDMLLREYGISFKGNLEEKRAYAMGAFLWPDQY from the coding sequence ATGGCGGCTTTGAGATGGCTTGTTCACTCAGCATGTCATGTCTTAGGGTACCCTAACGAAGACAATAACATGCAGTCGTCACGTAACAAAGTTGTAGGGTGCCCTAATGAGCATGCAAATGGAGTCATGATCAAGAATTCAAGGCTGGAAATGAATCCCTGCACAGGATTTCAAATGCCTCTTCATTACCCTCGTTACACAAAGGCTGACTATGAGAAGATGGAGGAGTGGAAGGTGGACATGTTGCTTAGAGAATACGGGATAAGTTTCAAGGGCAATCTTGAAGAGAAGAGGGCATATGCGATGGGTGCATTCTTGTGGCCTGATCAATACtga